A genomic window from Methanobacterium sp. BRmetb2 includes:
- the fen gene encoding flap endonuclease-1 produces the protein MGVKLKDIVKPEEIKFEDLKGKIVAIDAANALYQFLSSIRQQDGTPLKDHQGRVTSHLSGLLYRTSALVDKGIKPVYVFDGKSHSLKGDTQTKRSEIRIESEKKWKKALEKGEIEEARKYAVRSSRMSAEIIESSKKLLDLMGIPFIQAVGEGEAQATYMVQNGDAWCVASQDYDCILFGAPLMVRNLAISSTRANLEMFELNKVLNNLDITREQLVDVAILVGTDFNQGIKGVGAKTGLKLLKEHKDIYSVIKHLDVEMEVDPAVLRDIFLKPDVAVDYEIKWKKPDKDELIDFLSGEHSFSQDRVLNAVEKIKGLNITQKSLEDWF, from the coding sequence ATGGGCGTGAAACTTAAAGATATTGTGAAACCAGAAGAGATAAAATTTGAAGATTTGAAGGGTAAAATAGTAGCTATTGATGCGGCTAATGCTCTTTATCAGTTTTTATCAAGCATACGCCAGCAGGATGGCACACCACTAAAGGATCACCAGGGTAGAGTAACATCTCATTTAAGTGGACTTTTATACAGAACCTCGGCACTGGTAGATAAAGGAATAAAACCGGTTTATGTATTCGATGGAAAGTCACATTCTTTAAAAGGAGATACTCAAACTAAAAGAAGCGAGATTAGGATTGAATCTGAGAAAAAATGGAAAAAGGCCCTTGAAAAGGGGGAAATAGAGGAAGCTCGTAAATATGCTGTTAGATCTTCAAGAATGTCAGCAGAAATTATTGAAAGTTCAAAAAAACTTTTAGATCTCATGGGAATACCATTTATCCAAGCTGTGGGGGAAGGAGAAGCTCAAGCCACATACATGGTTCAAAATGGCGATGCATGGTGTGTTGCATCTCAAGATTATGACTGTATTTTATTTGGCGCACCCCTCATGGTAAGGAATTTAGCTATCTCCTCTACAAGAGCTAATTTAGAAATGTTTGAATTAAATAAAGTTTTAAATAATTTGGACATAACTCGAGAACAACTGGTAGATGTAGCAATACTGGTTGGAACTGATTTCAATCAGGGAATAAAAGGTGTAGGTGCAAAAACTGGCTTAAAACTCTTAAAGGAACATAAAGATATTTACAGTGTTATAAAACATTTAGATGTTGAAATGGAAGTTGATCCTGCTGTCCTTCGAGATATATTTCTAAAACCTGATGTTGCAGTTGATTATGAGATAAAATGGAAAAAACCAGATAAAGATGAGCTAATCGATTTTTTAAGTGGAGAACACAGTTTTTCACAGGATCGAGTTCTAAATGCAGTAGAAAAGATAAAAGGATTGAATATTACTCAAAAAAGTTTGGAAGATTGGTTTTAA